Proteins from a single region of Thunnus maccoyii chromosome 23, fThuMac1.1, whole genome shotgun sequence:
- the lrrc4.1 gene encoding leucine-rich repeat-containing protein 4 codes for MSLLGRVAVHRARKAALLCVVFLMARAWSSASLALAGAAVSQGPQGCPPQCSCSNQQGKVVCTRRGLTRVPPGIPANTRHLNLMENAIEAVQADSFRHLHHLEVLQLGRNAIRQIEVGAFNGLTSLNTLELFDNRLTVVPSGAFEYLSKLRELWLRNNPIESIPSYAFNRVPSLMRLDLGELRKLEYISEGAFEGLQNLKYLNLGMCNIRGDMPNLSPLKGLEELEISENHFPEIKPSSFKGLRSLKKLWVMNSQITVIERNAFDDLSSLVELNLAHNNLSAVPHDLFSPLRYLVELHLHHNPWNCGCEAVWLARWLREYIPTNSTCCGRCHSPASMRGRQLVEVDRGEGAAIQCSAPFIADAPRDLNISAGRVAELRCRTAPMSSVRWLLPNGTILTHASSHLRISVLNDGTLNFSNVLAADTGTYTCMVSNAAGNSNASAYLNVSAAELNTSNLSYFTTVTVETLAPTTEMSKPKTTTTPGAGVVGGGGVGLGTTTTTASPSVFQPVFISTPTVLLQSTDSPPGAVKPSVVPGVKGATGKPGKSGPSLDEVMKTTKIIIGCFVAVTLLAAVMLIAFYKLRKRHQQRSTVAAARTVEIIQVDEEDLPPPASAAQEAALTLPEIRDHNSIHKLDFISHKTDYSFHKPKAEYKHQPDFTLHKPKAEYTTYKPNMDFSSHKSIPDYSTHKSTPDFSLHRPKPDLSPFRQEYNTHKPKAEYSQFKPDFGTHPKTRTDYSPFKPDYSTHPRQKTDFSPFKRDYSTQPKPKHDYSPLKSDYNTQHKSKAEYSPFKPDYGTHPRPKPDYSPFKPDYSTQPKPKMDYSAQRSKTDSTYKPKDPYASHKTATDYSAFKTDFSPHKADYSAFKSDFSPHTQRPKLDYSPHKVDYSPHKVDYSTLKPKYNTYKPTGHGAKWTDNNVGNSLPRTLPSTITAMAEPFVIKTHTKEKVQETQI; via the coding sequence ATGAGTCTCCTGGGGCGGGTAGCTGTGCATCGTGCCAGGAAAGCCGCCCTGCTCTGTGTAGTCTTCCTGATGGCGCGAGCGTGGAGCAGCGCCTCCCTGGCCTTGGCAGGGGCGGCGGTATCTCAAGGACCCCAGGGCTGTCCACCGCAGTGTTCCTGCAGTAATCAGCAGGGGAAGGTGGTGTGCACCCGACGTGGCCTCACTCGTGTGCCCCCTGGCATTCCTGCCAATACGCGACACCTCAATCTAATGGAAAACGCCATCGAGGCGGTGCAGGCTGACTCTTTCCGCCACCTGCACCACCTTGAGGTGCTCCAGCTTGGGCGAAATGCCATACGGCAGATTGAGGTGGGCGCGTTTAATGGACTAACCAGCCTCAACACACTGGAGCTGTTTGACAACCGGTTGACGGTGGTGCCCAGTGGGGCCTTTGAGTACCTGTCTAAACTAAGAGAACTGTGGCTGAGGAACAACCCAATTGAGAGTATCCCCTCCTACGCCTTCAACCGGGTGCCCTCCCTCATGCGACTGGACTTGGGAGAGTTAAGGAAACTGGAGTACATCTCAGAAGGAGCTTTTGAGGGCCTACAAAACCTCAAGTACCTCAACCTGGGCATGTGCAACATAAGGGGTGATATGCCAAACCTGAGTCCCCTCAAGGgcctggaggagctggagataTCTGAAAATCACTTCCCAGAGATAAAGCCAAGTTCCTTCAAAGGCCTGCGCTCCCTGAAAAAGCTATGGGTGATGAACTCACAGATCACAGTGATAGAGCGCAATGCCTTTGATGACCTATCTTCACTGGTGGAGCTTAATCTCGCCCATAATAATCTGAGCGCTGTGCCACATGACCTGTTCTCACCGCTCAGGTACCTGGTGGAGCTCCATCTCCACCATAACCCTTGGAACTGTGGCTGTGAGGCTGTATGGTTAGCACGCTGGCTAAGGGAGTATATCCCTACTAACTCCACTTGCTGTGGACGCTGTCACTCACCTGCCAGCATGAGAGGTCGACAGCTGGTTGAGGTGGACCGAGGTGAAGGAGCTGCAATCCAGTGTTCTGCCCCATTCATTGCTGATGCACCAAGGGACTTGAACATCTCAGCAGGACGAGTGGCTGAGCTTCGCTGCCGCACAGCCCCAATGTCTTCAGTGCGCTGGCTCCTACCCAATGGGACTATCCTGACACATGCCTCTAGTCATCTGAGAATATCAGTCCTCAATGATGGTACCCTTAATTTCTCAAATGTCTTGGCAGCAGACACGGGCACTTACACCTGCATGGTGTCCAACGCAGCTGGGAACTCTAATGCCTCGGCCTACCTCAATGTGAGTGCAGCTGAGCTTAATACATCCAACTTGAGTTACTTTACCACAGTGACTGTGGAGACCTTGGCGCCAACCACGGAGATGTCCAAACCTAAAACGACCACAACCCCTGGGGCTGGAGtggttggaggaggaggggtaggCCTAGGGACAACAACCACAACTGCCTCTCCCTCCGTCTTTCAGCCAGTCTTCATCTCCACACCAACTGTGCTGCTGCAAAGCACTGACAGCCCACCAGGTGCAGTCAAGCCATCTGTGGTGCCAGGAGTCAAAGGTGCCACTGGCAAGCCTGGCAAGTCTGGCCCAAGTCTGGATGAAGTGATGAAAACTACCAAGATCATAATAGGTTGCTTTGTGGCAGTTACACTGCTGGCTGCTGTCATGCTCATCGCCTTCTACAAATTGAGAAAGCGCCACCAGCAGAGAAGCACAGTGGCAGCTGCCCGCACTGTGGAGATTATCCAGGTGGATGAGGAGGACCTTCCACCACCAGCGTCTGCAGCTCAAGAGGCGGCTCTTACATTGCCTGAAATCCGGGACCATAACAGCATACACAAACTGGACTTTATCAGCCACAAGACTGACTACAGCTTTCACAAACCCAAGGCTGAATACAAACACCAGCCTGATTTCACCCTTCACAAGCCGAAGGCTGAGTATACCACATATAAGCCAAATATGGACTTCAGTAGCCACAAATCCATCCCAGACTACAGCACTCACAAATCTACACCAGATTTTAGCCTTCATAGACCAAAGCCTGACTTGAGCCCATTTAGACAGGAATATAACACTCACAAACCTAAAGCAGAATACAGCCAATTTAAACCGGACTTTGGCACTCATCCAAAAACTAGAACGGACTACAGCCCTTTCAAACCAGATTACAGCACTCATCCCAGGCAGAAAACTGACTTCAGCCCATTCAAACGAGATTACAGCACCCAACCAAAACCTAAACACGACTACAGCCCATTAAAATCAGACTACAACACACAGCATAAATCTAAGGCTGAATACAGTCCATTCAAGCCCGACTATGGCACTCACCCAAGACCCAAACCTGATTACAGCCCATTTAAGCCTGACTATAGCACTCAACCTAAACCCAAAATGGACTACAGTGCCCAGAGATCGAAAACTGACAGTACCTACAAACCCAAGGACCCTTACGCCTCTCATAAAACTGCAACTGATTACAGCGCCTTCAAGACCGACTTCAGCCCCCATAAAGCGGATTACAGCGCCTTTAAGTCTGACTTTAGTCCCCACACTCAGAGACCTAAACTTGATTACAGTCCACACAAAGTGGACTACAGCCCCCATAAGGTGGACTACAGCACTCTAAAGCCCAAATATAACACCTACAAACCAACTGGCCATGGGGCTAAATGGACAGACAACAATGTTGGGAACTCTCTGCCTCGAACCTTGCCCAGCACCATCACAGCAATGGCTGAGCCCTTTGTCATAAAAACTCACACGAAGGAGAAGGTACAGGAGACTCAGATCTAA